CCGCCCAAGATTGACTGCAAAAGAGTAGTCACAATCACCTGCTTACTATCCCATCCCTTGACAGGATAAGCGACTGCCACATGCGTAAAAGGTGTGTCGCCATCTACATACCTCACACCTCCGGTGTATTTTGGCTCCAATTTACCAACATCAcctataaaatattataaaaaacaaataataatgagtTTCAAGGTcaaaaattgtatatttttGTAGAAAATACCTGAAGGGTTTGGAATTGCGTTGTATTCTGAGAAAGCTCTCATGGCCCATTTTGAAAGCTCATCTAGTCCCGAATTAACAGCCACTAGTACACAGTTTTTGGGATAGAAATGCTTAAGCATGAAGTCTCTCATCAGTTCTGGCGTGTAGTTGGGTTCACTTTGCTCCAGGCAGTAATTGAAGTTGCCAAGAGTGTTGTTGTGCCAGGCTACGCTGTGGAGATGCTCGGTAACTAGTTGGTCTGCGTTTTCCAAAACTCGCTTTCTCTTATCGGCCAGCCTATGCTTATTTGCAGCCAACTCCCATGTAAGAAAGCGTGGGAACAATACATTTCctatattaaaattagacCCACTTAATAGATAATTGAATGTATTAACTGAAATAAAAGTAAGAATAAGTTAAAAAGTTACCAACTAAAAGATTAACTAGAAATGGCAAATCTTGTCTTAGAAACTCAGCTTGGTAAACTGTATGTTCGCGAAAAGCGTTGCAGCTAACGTTCGCTCCCAAAGTCTCAACGGTTTTAATGGTTCTAAGGTGTGACAAATGGGCAGTGCTATGAAATGCCATATTCTCTATCATTGAGGCAACTCCTTGATTATGTTCATCTTCGTGGGCTGATCCTGCATTTACATACAGCGCCAAGTGCGTATCAAGGCCTCCTTTATCCAAGGTCGCAATCCTAAGTCCATTCTCCAACTTTGCGTACTGGAACTTGTTATCGACAGGGGTAAACTTCCCCTCAGAGCCCCTCACATAAATAGGTTCAGTCATAGGAACATCTTTGTAAGGGTAATCTTCATCAGTGTTTGATCCGAAATAATAGAAATTGAACTCTGGGACCTCTGAAAGGACAGAATCTAGGTCCTCTTTTAAAAAAGGGACTTGTTTATAGTCTGGAGGGTTCTTATGTATTTTATCCAAGGTCTAAAGtgttattaacattataaGTATGAAGTATAACAGACCAAATGATGAAGTATTATCAACAAAGAAtagattttataataatatttaaacacA
Above is a window of Theileria parva strain Muguga chromosome 2, complete sequence, whole genome shotgun sequence DNA encoding:
- a CDS encoding Insulinase (Peptidase family M16) family protein: MRGFLRNINGLIRSSRIRRFTTLDKIHKNPPDYKQVPFLKEDLDSVLSEVPEFNFYYFGSNTDEDYPYKDVPMTEPIYVRGSEGKFTPVDNKFQYAKLENGLRIATLDKGGLDTHLALYVNAGSAHEDEHNQGVASMIENMAFHSTAHLSHLRTIKTVETLGANVSCNAFREHTVYQAEFLRQDLPFLVNLLVGNVLFPRFLTWELAANKHRLADKRKRVLENADQLVTEHLHSVAWHNNTLGNFNYCLEQSEPNYTPELMRDFMLKHFYPKNCVLVAVNSGLDELSKWAMRAFSEYNAIPNPSGDVGKLEPKYTGGVRYVDGDTPFTHVAVAYPVKGWDSKQVIVTTLLQSILGGGGSFSTGGPGKGLTTSLYNNVLNRYEFVESCMAFNTVHSTSGLFGIYLVVNGAYASGNMDQVFTLVRDEFERMKKITNHELSGGKNSLKSFLHMSLEHKAVVCEDVGRQLLFCNRVLDPSDLENLIDEVTLDDIKAVVNELRVNQTPSVVVYGKLSRVPHPDTLLQLLH